GGCATCCGAAGAACGGCGTGCAGTTCATGGTCAAGGATTCGGTCAAGTACGCGTCCACGGGCGGCTGGGGCTATGCCGAGTTCGACAGCGGCAAGGCGGCGGGCAACCCGCAGGCCTGCTTTGCGTGCCACACCGTGGTCAAGGACCGCGACTACGTGTTCAACCGGCTGGCCCCGGTGGATACCGGCGGCATCGGCCAGTAGGCGGGCCCGGTCAGCACACGTGCAGCGCCACGCTGGCGTGCTCGCAGAGGGCCGGCAGCGTGGGCAGCGTGTCGGTGGCGCCGGCGTCGGTGAACAGGTGGTCGATCTGTTCCAGCCCGGCCACGCGGCATGGCGCGTTGCGCAGGCACTTGCTGCTGTCGGCCAGCAGCACGCGCAGATGGCTCTGCGCCAGCAGCACCTGGCTCAGTTCGGCCTCCTCGGGCTGGAATTCGTAGAACGTGCCGTCCTCGTCGAGCCCGGCGGCGCTGCAGATGGTGACGTGCGCGCGGAACCGGCGCATGAAGTCCAGCGTGGCGCTGCCCATCACGTCCAGGTCGCCCGTGCGCAGCCGGCCGCCGGCCACCCAGGTCTCGATGCGCGGCTTGTCGGCCAGCGCGTGCACCACGCCCAGGTTGTTGGTCACCACGCGCAGCGGCAGGTCGGCCGGCAGTGCGCGCGCGAACTCGGTGACCGTGGTGCCGTAGCCCAGGAATACCGTGGCATCGGCCTCGACCATGCCGAGCGCGGCCTGCGCGATGCGGCGCTTGCGCTCGACGTGGGCCGTGCTGCGCTGGAGGTAGCTGATATTGTGCTGGCTGGCCGGCAGGCTCAGGCCGCCGTGCATGCGCCGTGCCAGCCCCTGCAGGCTCAGTTCGTTGATGTCGCGCCGGATGGTCTGGCTGCTCACGCCGTAGCGGCTGGCCAGTTGCTCGGTGCTCAGGTAGCCGGCGTCGTTCAGCCAGCCGAAGATTTCACGCTGCCGCGGGGTCAGGGTCGGGCTCATCGAGTTTCATTCGCGCATGGTGCATGGTCGAACGAAAATGTAAGCCGGGAATGTGACACTTCCGTGACGCCTTCCCACTGACCCGGCGCCGCGTGCGCCGCCTAGAACACGCGGGTCAGGAATTCCCGCGTGCGGGCATGGGCCGGGGCGCCGAACAACTGCGCCGGCGCGCCTTCCTCGACCACCTTGCCGCCGTCCATGAACACCACGTGGTTGGCCACCTCGCGGGCAAAGCCCATCTCGTGCGTGACCACCAGCATCGTCATGTGCTCGTCGGCAAGCTGGCGCATCGTGCGCAGCACCTCGCCGGTCAGCTCGGGGTCCAGCGCCGACGTGGGCTCGTCGAACAGCATGATGTCGGGCGCCATCGCCAGCGCGCGGGCAATCGCCACGCGCTGCTTCTGGCCGCCCGACAGCCGCGACGGGTAGCTGTCGCGCTTGTCGAACAGGCCCACCTTGCGCAGCAGGTCGTCGGCCACCGGCAC
This sequence is a window from Cupriavidus pauculus. Protein-coding genes within it:
- a CDS encoding amino acid ABC transporter ATP-binding protein: MVAARDIHKSFGPLEVLKGVSLSLRKGDVTAVIGPSGSGKSTLLRCLNHLEVIDAGTLEIEGERLAYTEGGVVHYARGADLRRICGRMGMVFQSFNLFPHLTVLQNLIEAPMTVKGLSRDSIVPVADDLLRKVGLFDKRDSYPSRLSGGQKQRVAIARALAMAPDIMLFDEPTSALDPELTGEVLRTMRQLADEHMTMLVVTHEMGFAREVANHVVFMDGGKVVEEGAPAQLFGAPAHARTREFLTRVF
- a CDS encoding DeoR/GlpR family DNA-binding transcription regulator; its protein translation is MSPTLTPRQREIFGWLNDAGYLSTEQLASRYGVSSQTIRRDINELSLQGLARRMHGGLSLPASQHNISYLQRSTAHVERKRRIAQAALGMVEADATVFLGYGTTVTEFARALPADLPLRVVTNNLGVVHALADKPRIETWVAGGRLRTGDLDVMGSATLDFMRRFRAHVTICSAAGLDEDGTFYEFQPEEAELSQVLLAQSHLRVLLADSSKCLRNAPCRVAGLEQIDHLFTDAGATDTLPTLPALCEHASVALHVC